A single Micromonospora luteifusca DNA region contains:
- a CDS encoding NfeD family protein: protein MLRHVDTVQVVATGTLIFLIIGAAGIGVLALALLGTELFQFGHADVDGPISVETVAGFAGAFGFGGAIVNELLGARTPGMVLGAAVGGVLAAVPTGWLASRLSRAARNMRTDPTPTRDDLVGAIGLVVTPVPVDGYGQVRVRLAGQPVKLSARADQPIPIGTQVFVVQALSETSVHVETY from the coding sequence ATGTTGCGCCACGTCGATACCGTGCAGGTCGTGGCAACGGGGACGCTCATCTTTCTGATCATCGGCGCAGCCGGCATCGGGGTGCTCGCGCTCGCGCTGCTCGGCACCGAGCTGTTCCAGTTCGGGCACGCCGACGTGGACGGTCCGATCTCGGTGGAGACGGTCGCCGGTTTCGCCGGGGCGTTCGGGTTCGGCGGGGCCATCGTCAACGAGCTGCTCGGTGCGCGTACCCCCGGCATGGTCCTCGGCGCGGCGGTCGGCGGCGTGCTCGCGGCCGTGCCGACCGGCTGGTTGGCGTCCCGGCTGAGCCGGGCGGCTCGGAACATGCGCACCGACCCCACCCCCACCCGCGACGACCTGGTCGGTGCGATCGGCCTCGTCGTCACCCCGGTGCCGGTCGACGGCTACGGCCAGGTCCGGGTACGCCTCGCCGGCCAACCGGTCAAACTCAGCGCCCGTGCCGATCAGCCGATACCGATCGGCACCCAGGTCTTCGTCGTGCAGGCGCTCAGCGAGACCAGCGTGCACGTCGAAACCTACTGA
- the sigM gene encoding RNA polymerase sigma factor SigM: MDGHAAASDLELLRAHVDGDQHAFAELFHRHRDRLWAVALRTLGDREEAADALQDALLSAHRAAGRFRGDSAVTTWLHRIVVNACLDRIRRRQAHPTVPLPDGNRAEAGSGIGGVEPTAPAQDHDTALVVREALATLPIEQRAALVLVDVQGYPVAEVARILGVAEGTVKSRCARGRARLAALLGHLRPAVATTPSARPDPTGSTREVPGVTPGNPGPAEGVGSGSGRYRRDANQEDT, encoded by the coding sequence ATGGACGGGCACGCCGCCGCTTCAGATCTGGAGTTGCTGCGTGCCCACGTCGATGGTGACCAGCACGCTTTCGCCGAGCTGTTCCACCGGCACCGCGACCGGCTCTGGGCGGTCGCCCTGCGTACGCTCGGTGACCGTGAGGAGGCCGCCGACGCACTCCAGGACGCGCTGCTCTCCGCGCACCGGGCGGCCGGCCGGTTCCGAGGTGACTCAGCCGTCACGACCTGGCTGCACCGCATCGTGGTGAACGCCTGCCTGGACCGGATCCGTCGTCGGCAGGCGCACCCGACCGTGCCGCTTCCGGACGGCAACCGTGCGGAGGCCGGCTCGGGCATCGGCGGTGTGGAGCCGACCGCACCCGCGCAGGACCACGACACCGCGCTGGTGGTCCGCGAGGCGCTCGCCACGCTGCCCATCGAGCAACGTGCCGCGCTGGTGCTGGTGGACGTACAGGGCTACCCGGTCGCCGAGGTCGCCCGGATCCTCGGTGTCGCCGAGGGGACGGTGAAGAGCCGATGTGCCCGGGGGCGGGCCCGGCTCGCGGCGCTGCTCGGGCATCTTCGCCCTGCCGTCGCCACGACGCCTTCAGCCCGACCGGACCCGACCGGCTCGACCAGAGAGGTGCCGGGCGTCACGCCGGGGAACCCAGGCCCGGCCGAGGGCGTCGGATCGGGGTCGGGCCGGTATCGGCGGGACGCCAACCAGGAGGACACGTGA
- a CDS encoding protein kinase family protein: MPSSAGPSIDTITEGGRVTQVGEGQEADESAPPVMTFGAPTAGEVLAERYELVEHINNDSAGRLVWRGVDVILRRPVAVVLRYPGGDSATEMLQAAVAASRVIHPNLVGVYDAIDEADRAYVVREWVDGQSLRDLATDGPLDPARATSIGNAVASALAAVHATGMVHGNVHPGTVMISDEGRVVLADARTDGADSQENDIRAVGGVLYFALTGYWPHAEAPLHGATAGHGRAAIPDAVRDAGGALAAPRQVRAGVPAYLDDLTMDLLDAEIAPPSSDVLAAELARLDVPAEEEHYLENSGPLRFAADTGEEPSPLAAAGGRKVAVGIAGLLAVALVGLLIGISTLGDKDPQAGQSPAPSATAPAGDATPAAATVRKLPVKDVRIIDPDSQKRDELGGADKVIDGDADKGWGTDTYTAAKFGNRKSGMGIWLDLGEPHTVKSVQAVLSARGASAQLLTGTINPPSTSNGDKQLMANYKTDKTAIGQPFVDHDGTTMAFDGFDADAKYQYLLFWITELPASERGFQVDVQEITVQGS, translated from the coding sequence ATGCCCAGCAGTGCGGGTCCATCGATCGACACGATCACCGAGGGAGGACGGGTGACTCAGGTCGGCGAGGGTCAGGAGGCGGACGAAAGCGCTCCTCCGGTCATGACCTTCGGTGCTCCCACGGCCGGTGAAGTCCTCGCCGAGCGTTACGAGCTGGTCGAGCACATCAACAACGACAGCGCGGGTCGACTGGTCTGGCGCGGGGTCGATGTCATCCTGCGCCGTCCCGTCGCGGTGGTGCTGCGCTACCCGGGTGGCGACTCCGCCACCGAAATGCTTCAAGCCGCCGTCGCGGCCAGCCGCGTCATCCACCCCAACCTGGTCGGCGTGTACGACGCGATCGACGAGGCCGACCGGGCGTACGTGGTGCGCGAGTGGGTCGACGGGCAGTCCCTGCGTGACCTGGCGACCGATGGTCCGCTGGATCCGGCCCGCGCAACCTCGATCGGCAACGCCGTCGCGAGCGCACTCGCCGCAGTGCACGCCACCGGCATGGTGCACGGCAACGTCCACCCCGGCACCGTCATGATCAGTGACGAGGGCCGCGTGGTCCTGGCCGACGCGCGCACCGATGGCGCCGACAGCCAGGAGAACGACATCCGGGCAGTCGGCGGCGTCCTCTACTTCGCCCTGACCGGCTACTGGCCGCACGCCGAGGCACCGCTGCACGGCGCCACCGCCGGCCATGGCCGTGCCGCCATCCCGGACGCCGTTCGGGATGCCGGGGGCGCCCTCGCGGCGCCCCGTCAGGTCCGGGCGGGTGTGCCCGCGTACCTCGACGACCTGACCATGGATCTGCTCGACGCCGAGATCGCGCCGCCGTCCTCCGATGTGCTCGCCGCCGAGTTGGCCCGACTGGACGTGCCGGCCGAGGAGGAGCACTACCTCGAAAACAGCGGCCCGCTGCGGTTCGCTGCCGACACCGGGGAAGAGCCGTCGCCGTTGGCCGCGGCAGGTGGTCGCAAGGTCGCCGTGGGCATCGCCGGTCTGCTGGCGGTCGCCCTGGTCGGTCTGCTGATCGGGATCAGCACGCTGGGCGACAAGGACCCGCAGGCCGGCCAGAGCCCCGCTCCGTCCGCGACCGCCCCGGCCGGCGATGCCACCCCGGCCGCCGCCACTGTCCGCAAGCTGCCCGTGAAGGACGTCCGGATCATCGACCCGGACAGCCAGAAGCGCGATGAGCTGGGCGGCGCCGACAAGGTGATCGACGGCGACGCGGACAAGGGCTGGGGCACCGATACGTACACGGCCGCCAAGTTCGGCAACCGGAAGTCGGGCATGGGGATCTGGCTGGATCTCGGCGAGCCGCACACCGTCAAGTCGGTGCAGGCGGTGCTCTCGGCCCGCGGCGCCTCCGCCCAACTCCTCACCGGCACCATCAACCCGCCGTCGACCTCCAACGGCGACAAGCAGCTGATGGCCAACTACAAGACCGACAAGACCGCCATTGGGCAGCCGTTCGTGGACCACGATGGCACGACCATGGCGTTCGACGGCTTCGACGCCGACGCGAAATACCAGTACCTGCTGTTCTGGATCACCGAGTTGCCGGCCAGCGAGCGGGGCTTCCAGGTCGACGTCCAGGAGATCACGGTCCAGGGGTCGTGA
- a CDS encoding PadR family transcriptional regulator gives MLEFAILGLLQESPMHGYELRKELTAKLGAIRAAISYGSLYPTLRRLQAAGWITEAAETPVTAEEVPALTSRRGRVVYKITAEGKERFGQLIAQAGPETYDDTGFGVHFAFFARTDQATRLRILEGRRRKIEERREGLRDVLGRAAERLDAYTLELQRHGLDACEREVRWLEELIANERSGRAPTVPNIGTAGGRREDNSPPPPGETRNERP, from the coding sequence GTGCTTGAGTTCGCCATCCTCGGCCTCCTGCAGGAGTCTCCGATGCACGGCTATGAGCTGCGCAAGGAGTTGACCGCCAAACTCGGCGCGATCCGGGCGGCAATCAGCTACGGCTCGCTCTACCCGACCCTACGCAGGCTGCAGGCGGCGGGATGGATCACCGAAGCTGCTGAGACACCCGTCACCGCCGAGGAGGTTCCCGCGCTGACCAGCCGACGAGGTCGGGTGGTCTACAAAATCACCGCGGAAGGCAAGGAACGCTTCGGCCAGCTGATCGCACAGGCCGGGCCCGAGACGTATGACGACACGGGTTTCGGAGTGCACTTCGCGTTCTTCGCCCGGACCGACCAGGCGACCCGACTGCGCATTTTGGAGGGTCGCCGCCGCAAGATCGAGGAGCGTCGCGAAGGGCTTCGCGACGTGCTGGGCCGAGCGGCCGAGCGCCTCGACGCTTACACCCTGGAACTGCAGCGCCACGGCCTTGACGCCTGTGAGCGCGAGGTCCGCTGGCTGGAGGAGCTCATTGCCAACGAGCGCTCCGGCCGAGCCCCGACGGTCCCGAACATCGGGACAGCCGGCGGCCGACGAGAAGACAACAGCCCGCCTCCGCCTGGAGAGACCAGGAATGAGCGGCCGTGA
- a CDS encoding CCA tRNA nucleotidyltransferase → MSEASAPHAADRRELTAAQRNAVAELLRVSPVADELGRRFVRAGHELHLVGGSVRDALLGRLGDDLDFCTDAHPDETLRILKGWAESIWETGREFGTIGAQRDGLQLEITTFRAESYDQVSRNPVVVYGTSLDEDLKRRDFTINAMAVSLPEHRFTDPHGGLDDLSAKVIRTPSTPGESFGDDPLRMLRAARFAAQLRFAVHPDVHTAMTEMAADLDRITAERIRDEFTKLLCGADPITGLRLLVDTGLAERFLPELTGLKLEIDEHAQHKDVYEHTLTVVENAVSYEEEGCDFILRMAALLHDAGKPATKAVGSDGRVSFHHHEVVGARLTKARMKAMRYPKDVTAKVTALVALHLRFYGYGRGEWTDSAVRRYVADAGDLLPRLHKLTRSDCTTRNRRKAAQLAADYDALEERIARIEAEEDLARVRPDLDGNAIMELLGVPPGPVVGRAWKHLKEQRLEHGPLDRDAAEVELLRWARAEGLID, encoded by the coding sequence ATGTCCGAAGCCTCCGCTCCCCACGCCGCCGACCGCCGCGAACTCACCGCCGCGCAGCGCAACGCCGTTGCCGAACTGCTCCGGGTCTCCCCGGTCGCGGACGAGTTGGGCCGCCGGTTCGTCCGTGCCGGCCACGAATTGCACCTGGTGGGCGGTTCGGTGCGGGATGCCCTGCTCGGCCGACTCGGCGACGACCTCGACTTCTGCACCGACGCGCACCCGGACGAGACCCTGCGGATCCTCAAGGGCTGGGCCGAGTCGATCTGGGAGACCGGTCGGGAGTTCGGCACCATCGGCGCTCAGCGCGACGGCCTCCAGTTGGAGATCACCACTTTCCGCGCGGAGTCGTACGACCAGGTCAGCCGCAACCCCGTGGTGGTGTACGGCACCAGCCTCGACGAGGACCTCAAGAGGCGCGACTTCACGATCAACGCGATGGCGGTGAGCCTGCCGGAGCACCGCTTCACCGACCCGCACGGCGGGCTGGACGACCTCTCGGCCAAGGTGATCCGCACCCCGAGCACGCCCGGTGAGTCGTTCGGCGACGACCCGTTGCGGATGCTGCGGGCCGCCCGGTTCGCCGCGCAGTTGCGCTTTGCCGTGCACCCGGACGTGCATACGGCGATGACCGAGATGGCCGCCGACCTGGATCGGATCACCGCCGAGCGGATCCGCGACGAGTTCACCAAGCTGCTCTGCGGCGCCGACCCGATCACCGGGCTGCGGCTGCTTGTCGACACCGGGCTGGCCGAGCGGTTCCTGCCGGAGCTGACCGGCCTCAAGCTGGAGATCGACGAGCACGCCCAGCACAAGGACGTCTACGAGCACACGCTGACGGTCGTCGAGAATGCCGTCTCCTACGAGGAGGAGGGCTGCGACTTCATCCTGCGGATGGCCGCCCTCCTGCACGACGCGGGCAAGCCGGCGACGAAGGCGGTCGGGTCCGACGGCCGGGTCAGCTTCCACCACCACGAGGTGGTCGGCGCCCGGCTGACCAAGGCTCGGATGAAGGCGATGCGGTACCCGAAGGACGTCACCGCCAAGGTGACCGCGCTGGTCGCGCTGCATCTGCGCTTCTACGGGTACGGACGGGGCGAGTGGACCGACTCGGCGGTGCGCCGCTATGTCGCCGATGCCGGCGACCTGCTGCCCCGACTGCACAAGCTGACCCGCTCGGACTGCACGACCCGTAACCGGCGCAAGGCCGCCCAGCTCGCCGCGGACTACGACGCGCTGGAGGAGCGGATCGCCCGGATCGAGGCCGAGGAGGACCTGGCCCGGGTCCGCCCCGACCTGGACGGCAACGCGATCATGGAGCTGCTCGGCGTACCGCCGGGGCCGGTGGTCGGGCGGGCCTGGAAGCACCTCAAGGAGCAGCGCCTCGAGCACGGCCCACTGGACCGGGACGCCGCCGAGGTCGAGCTGCTGCGCTGGGCCCGTGCCGAGGGCCTGATCGACTGA
- a CDS encoding methylated-DNA--[protein]-cysteine S-methyltransferase, which translates to MRWTVLDSPIGEFSVATDGTNVCGASFGRVEAAVDEPGDALSRQVATELRAYFAGELTAFTVPVSMPRGSDFERAVWREMTRIAYGETLTYGEVARLVGDPGAARAVGVACNRNPVPVIVPCHRIVGAGGKLVGFGGGLPRKVKLLELEAGVALRHAWS; encoded by the coding sequence ATGCGCTGGACCGTGCTCGACTCACCGATCGGTGAGTTCTCCGTCGCCACGGACGGCACCAACGTGTGTGGCGCGTCGTTCGGACGGGTCGAGGCAGCGGTCGACGAGCCCGGTGACGCGTTGTCCCGGCAGGTGGCGACCGAGCTGCGGGCGTACTTCGCGGGTGAGTTGACCGCGTTCACCGTCCCGGTGTCGATGCCACGCGGCTCCGACTTCGAGCGCGCTGTCTGGCGGGAGATGACCCGGATCGCGTACGGGGAGACGCTGACGTACGGCGAGGTGGCGCGCCTGGTTGGCGACCCCGGGGCGGCGCGGGCGGTGGGAGTGGCGTGCAACCGCAACCCGGTCCCGGTGATCGTGCCGTGTCACCGGATCGTCGGCGCGGGCGGCAAGCTGGTCGGGTTCGGTGGAGGTCTGCCGCGCAAGGTCAAGCTGCTGGAGTTGGAGGCCGGGGTCGCCCTGCGACACGCCTGGTCCTGA
- the murJ gene encoding murein biosynthesis integral membrane protein MurJ, translated as MSGGLYRSANATEGGAGAGFRPGDGATFISAEPLNQPSMESTAPPQEQVGEASAATNSAVMAVGSLVSRGTGFLRNLVIGAALGGGFVGNAYTTAQILPGMVYEFLLGGVLTSVLIPVLVRRRKIDADGGQAYAQRLLTLAVLALGAAAVLAVALASPLTWLYGGHESTNGYSGLVTSLSYLTLPMIFFSGLSALISAVLNTRGHFAAPMWAPILNNLVVIGTAGLYIAVFGAKIVRPDDMTPGRVFLIGGGTLLGVAVQAIGLLPALRKVGFRWKLRFDFRALGLRELGRLGAWMICYVAVSQVGLIVLFNLLNRVREENAAGPLIYNNVFLLLMTAHGIIAVSIITALMPRMSAAAADGRYADLAADLSRGTRTVTAVLAPIAVCYAVLATPIAFTLFRFGAFNEDNATATSVVLLAAAVALVPFAVSQLFTFAFYALPDTRTPALINIPVVALRVGVQIVLFVAFSATFAGAGMMIGNAVSYLAAAIGSAWLLRPRVGRIGLGEITRTAGRVLLAALGAALVGLLVVKLLPGDATPTRLEAIVQLLIGGAVIGGTYLGLAMLLRIGEITEVVGMVRRRLGR; from the coding sequence ATGAGCGGCGGGCTCTACCGCAGCGCCAACGCCACGGAGGGTGGTGCGGGCGCTGGCTTCCGGCCCGGCGACGGCGCCACCTTCATCTCCGCGGAGCCGCTCAACCAGCCGTCGATGGAGTCGACCGCACCTCCGCAGGAGCAGGTGGGCGAGGCTAGCGCCGCGACCAACAGTGCGGTGATGGCGGTCGGCAGCCTGGTCAGCCGGGGTACGGGCTTCCTCCGCAACCTGGTGATCGGGGCGGCGCTCGGTGGCGGGTTCGTCGGCAACGCGTACACCACGGCGCAGATCCTGCCCGGGATGGTCTACGAGTTCCTGCTGGGCGGCGTCCTCACCAGCGTGCTAATCCCGGTGCTGGTGCGCCGACGCAAGATCGATGCCGACGGCGGCCAGGCGTACGCCCAGCGGCTGCTGACCCTCGCGGTGCTGGCGCTCGGCGCGGCTGCCGTCCTGGCGGTGGCCCTGGCGTCGCCGCTGACCTGGCTGTATGGCGGCCACGAGTCGACCAACGGGTATTCGGGCCTGGTCACCAGCCTGTCGTACCTGACACTGCCAATGATCTTCTTCTCCGGGTTGAGCGCGCTCATCAGCGCGGTGCTCAACACCCGGGGTCACTTCGCCGCGCCGATGTGGGCGCCGATCCTCAACAACCTGGTGGTCATCGGCACTGCCGGCCTCTACATCGCCGTGTTCGGGGCGAAGATCGTCCGGCCGGATGACATGACCCCCGGGCGGGTCTTCCTCATCGGTGGCGGCACCCTGCTCGGCGTCGCGGTCCAGGCAATCGGTCTGCTGCCGGCGCTGCGCAAGGTCGGGTTCCGCTGGAAGCTGCGCTTCGACTTCCGGGCGCTCGGCCTGCGGGAACTGGGTCGACTCGGGGCCTGGATGATCTGCTACGTCGCGGTGAGCCAGGTCGGCCTGATCGTGCTCTTCAACCTGCTGAACCGGGTGCGCGAGGAGAACGCCGCCGGGCCACTGATCTACAACAACGTCTTCCTGCTGCTGATGACCGCACACGGCATCATCGCCGTCTCGATCATCACGGCGCTGATGCCCCGGATGAGCGCGGCCGCCGCCGACGGCCGGTACGCCGACCTCGCCGCCGACCTTTCCCGGGGCACCCGCACGGTCACCGCGGTGCTCGCGCCGATCGCGGTCTGCTACGCCGTCCTCGCCACGCCGATCGCGTTCACTCTGTTCCGGTTCGGCGCCTTCAACGAGGACAACGCCACCGCCACCTCCGTCGTGCTGCTCGCCGCAGCGGTGGCGCTGGTTCCGTTCGCGGTGAGCCAGCTCTTCACCTTCGCCTTCTACGCGCTGCCGGACACCCGCACCCCCGCGCTGATCAACATCCCAGTGGTGGCGCTGCGGGTCGGCGTGCAGATCGTGCTCTTCGTGGCCTTCTCGGCGACCTTCGCCGGCGCCGGGATGATGATCGGTAACGCGGTCTCCTATCTGGCGGCGGCAATCGGGTCCGCCTGGCTGCTCCGTCCCCGGGTCGGCCGTATCGGCCTCGGCGAGATCACTCGCACCGCCGGCCGGGTCCTGCTCGCGGCACTCGGCGCAGCGCTGGTCGGCCTGCTCGTGGTCAAGCTGCTCCCCGGCGACGCCACGCCGACCCGTCTCGAGGCCATCGTGCAACTCCTCATCGGCGGCGCGGTGATCGGCGGGACCTACCTGGGTCTGGCCATGCTGCTGCGGATCGGAGAGATCACCGAGGTGGTCGGCATGGTCCGCCGCCGCCTCGGTCGCTGA
- a CDS encoding inositol-3-phosphate synthase, whose protein sequence is MGSVRVAIVGVGNCASSLVQGVEYYRNADPNDRVPGLMHVTFGEYHVSDVQFVAAFDVDAKKVGMDLAEAIVASENNTIKLCDVPPTGVSVQRGPTFDGLGEYYREIVEESDATPVDVAQALRDAQVDVVVSYLPVGSEQADKFYAQAAIDAGCAFVNALPVFIASDPEWAKKFEDAGLPIVGDDIKSQVGATIVHRALAKLFEDRGVELLRTYQLNFGGNMDFMNMLERKRLVSKKISKTQSVTSQIPHEMSKSDVHIGPSDHVPWLDDRKWAYIRLEGRSFGDTPLNAELKLEVWDSPNSAGVIIDAVRAAKIALDRKIAGPILSASSYFMKSPPVQYADHDAHQAVEEFIAGEVER, encoded by the coding sequence ATGGGCTCCGTCCGCGTCGCCATCGTCGGTGTGGGTAACTGCGCCTCGTCCCTGGTTCAGGGCGTCGAGTACTACCGGAACGCCGACCCGAACGACCGCGTCCCGGGTCTCATGCACGTCACCTTCGGCGAGTACCACGTCTCTGACGTGCAGTTCGTCGCGGCGTTCGACGTGGACGCCAAGAAGGTGGGCATGGACCTCGCGGAGGCGATCGTCGCCAGCGAGAACAACACCATCAAGCTCTGCGACGTGCCGCCGACCGGCGTGTCCGTGCAGCGCGGCCCGACCTTCGATGGTCTGGGTGAGTACTACCGCGAGATCGTCGAGGAGTCCGACGCCACGCCGGTCGACGTGGCGCAGGCACTGCGTGACGCGCAGGTCGACGTGGTCGTCTCCTACCTGCCGGTGGGTTCCGAGCAGGCCGACAAGTTCTACGCGCAGGCTGCGATCGACGCCGGCTGCGCGTTCGTCAACGCCCTGCCGGTCTTCATCGCCTCCGACCCCGAGTGGGCCAAGAAGTTCGAGGACGCGGGCCTGCCGATCGTCGGTGACGACATCAAGAGCCAGGTCGGTGCCACCATCGTGCACCGCGCGCTCGCGAAGCTCTTCGAGGACCGCGGTGTCGAGCTGCTGCGCACGTACCAGCTCAACTTCGGCGGCAACATGGACTTCATGAACATGCTGGAGCGCAAGCGGCTGGTCTCGAAGAAGATCTCGAAGACCCAGTCGGTCACCTCGCAGATCCCGCACGAGATGAGCAAGAGCGACGTGCACATCGGCCCGTCGGACCACGTGCCGTGGCTGGACGACCGCAAGTGGGCGTACATCCGCCTGGAGGGCCGTTCGTTCGGTGACACCCCCCTGAACGCCGAGCTCAAGCTCGAGGTGTGGGACTCGCCGAACTCGGCCGGTGTCATCATCGACGCGGTCCGGGCCGCGAAGATCGCGCTGGACCGGAAGATCGCCGGCCCGATCCTGTCGGCCTCGTCGTACTTCATGAAGTCGCCGCCGGTGCAGTACGCCGACCACGACGCCCACCAGGCTGTCGAGGAGTTCATCGCCGGCGAGGTCGAGCGCTGA
- a CDS encoding DUF5318 domain-containing protein: protein MRTQRQVVDYSLQKRAVLRELLAGRVGTYDVCDASPYLKNAARFHGEPTDRRCPICRSENLTLVHYIYGDELKQSAGQARTLTELPVLAMTLREFQVFVVEVCLGCDWNHLVEQYLLGRDGLIGESDGTGEQDVASAEGAGRRRREAQR from the coding sequence ATGCGTACGCAGCGCCAGGTCGTCGACTACTCGCTTCAGAAGCGAGCAGTGCTGCGTGAGCTCCTGGCCGGTCGGGTCGGCACGTACGACGTCTGCGACGCGTCGCCGTACCTGAAGAACGCCGCCCGGTTCCACGGAGAACCAACTGACCGGCGCTGCCCGATCTGCCGCAGTGAGAACTTGACGCTCGTCCACTACATTTACGGTGACGAGCTCAAGCAGTCCGCCGGGCAGGCCCGGACACTGACCGAGCTGCCCGTGCTGGCGATGACGCTGCGTGAGTTCCAGGTCTTCGTGGTGGAGGTGTGCCTCGGCTGTGACTGGAACCATCTCGTCGAGCAGTACCTGCTCGGCCGGGATGGTCTGATCGGCGAGAGCGACGGCACCGGCGAGCAGGACGTGGCGTCCGCCGAAGGTGCGGGTCGGCGGAGGCGAGAGGCGCAACGGTGA
- a CDS encoding flotillin family protein, protein MALLIAIGGAVLLALILVLFVLSRIKVAGPNEAFIVTGRKGRTTQTADGGRSTDNSGQKVVLGASVFVLPVVQKLQSLDLSSRRIDVGIRGAVSKQGIRADLHGVAIVKVGGTEDAIRAAAQRFLHQQDEIDNFTREVLAGALRSIVGRLTVEEVIRDRAAFASAVAEEAEHSMTNQGLVLDTFQLQDILAEGSYLQDLGRPEAARVLKDAAIAEARARQQAEQERLLAEEAIAEANRNLALKQAGIQAEIDAAKAKSAAAGPLAQAERDQAILSEQQKVAERNAELKQRQLDTEVRKPADAARYKVEQEAEASRNAAVLHADAQRQAVIAAAQASAEQARLTGEGERARRAALAEANAIEGAKEGEAEQRRRSAIAEAVEREGQAEAAAILAKGEAEADAMARKAEAFAAYGEAAVLDLLVKVLPQVVEAASAPIGAIDKMTVISTDGASSLTKSVAGNVAQGLQLGSDLTGIDLAGLLGRLGSASSLGGNNTSGGNGTTAVDGTAVETR, encoded by the coding sequence ATGGCCCTGCTAATCGCCATCGGTGGCGCGGTCCTCCTCGCGCTCATCCTGGTGCTCTTCGTGCTCTCCCGGATCAAGGTGGCCGGGCCGAACGAGGCGTTCATCGTCACCGGCCGCAAGGGCCGCACCACCCAGACCGCCGACGGCGGCCGCTCCACCGACAACTCCGGGCAGAAGGTCGTGCTGGGCGCCTCGGTCTTCGTGCTGCCGGTGGTGCAGAAGCTCCAGTCGCTGGACCTGTCCAGTCGGCGCATCGACGTCGGCATCCGGGGCGCGGTGAGCAAGCAGGGCATCCGGGCCGACCTGCACGGTGTGGCGATCGTCAAGGTCGGCGGCACCGAGGACGCGATCCGGGCCGCCGCCCAGCGGTTCCTGCACCAGCAGGACGAGATCGACAACTTCACCCGGGAGGTGCTGGCCGGCGCGCTGCGCTCGATCGTCGGTCGGCTCACCGTGGAGGAGGTCATCCGGGACCGAGCCGCGTTCGCCAGCGCCGTCGCCGAGGAAGCCGAGCACTCGATGACCAACCAGGGCCTGGTGCTGGACACCTTCCAGCTGCAGGACATCCTCGCCGAGGGGTCCTACCTGCAGGACCTGGGCCGGCCCGAGGCCGCCCGGGTGCTCAAGGACGCGGCCATCGCCGAGGCTCGCGCCCGGCAGCAGGCCGAGCAGGAGCGGCTGCTCGCCGAGGAGGCCATCGCGGAGGCGAACCGGAACCTGGCCCTCAAGCAGGCCGGCATCCAGGCCGAGATCGACGCGGCGAAGGCGAAGTCCGCCGCCGCCGGGCCACTGGCCCAGGCCGAGCGGGACCAGGCGATCCTCTCCGAGCAGCAGAAGGTCGCCGAGCGCAACGCCGAACTCAAGCAGCGCCAACTGGACACCGAGGTGCGCAAGCCGGCCGACGCGGCCCGGTACAAGGTGGAGCAGGAGGCCGAGGCGTCCCGCAACGCGGCGGTGCTGCACGCGGACGCACAGCGGCAGGCGGTCATCGCCGCCGCGCAGGCCTCCGCCGAGCAGGCCCGACTCACCGGTGAGGGCGAGCGGGCCCGGCGTGCCGCGCTCGCCGAGGCGAACGCGATCGAGGGTGCCAAGGAAGGTGAGGCCGAGCAGCGTCGACGCTCCGCGATCGCCGAGGCGGTGGAGCGGGAAGGTCAGGCCGAGGCCGCGGCCATCCTCGCCAAGGGTGAGGCCGAAGCCGACGCGATGGCGCGCAAGGCCGAGGCGTTCGCCGCCTACGGCGAGGCGGCGGTGCTGGACCTGCTGGTCAAGGTGCTGCCGCAGGTGGTCGAGGCGGCCAGCGCGCCCATCGGGGCGATCGACAAGATGACGGTCATCTCCACCGACGGTGCCTCGTCGCTGACGAAGTCGGTGGCCGGAAACGTCGCCCAGGGGCTCCAGCTCGGCAGTGACCTCACCGGGATCGATCTGGCCGGTCTGCTGGGCCGGCTCGGTTCGGCGTCCAGCCTGGGCGGCAACAACACCTCGGGCGGCAACGGCACCACCGCCGTGGACGGAACGGCCGTCGAGACGCGCTGA